A single Perognathus longimembris pacificus isolate PPM17 chromosome 17, ASM2315922v1, whole genome shotgun sequence DNA region contains:
- the Med1 gene encoding mediator of RNA polymerase II transcription subunit 1 isoform X4: protein MYLALQSLEQDLSKMAIMYWKATNAGPLDKILHGSVGYLTPRSGGHLMNIKYYASPSDLLDDKTASPIILHENNVPRSLGMNASVTIEGTSAMYKLPIAPLIMGSHPVDNKWTPSFSPITSANSVDLPACFFLKFPQPIPVSRAFVQKLQNCTGIPLFETQPTYVPLYELITQFELSKDPDPIPLNHNMRFYAALPGQQHCYFLNKDAPLPDGRSLQGTLVSKITFQHPGRVPLILNMIRHQVAYNTLIGSCVKRTILKEDSPGLLQFEVCPLSESRFSVSFQHPVNDSLVCVVMDVQDSTHVSCKLYKGLSDALICTDDFIAKVVQRCMSIPVTMRAIRRKAETIQADTPALSLIAETVEDMVKKNLPPASSPGYGMTTGNNPMSGTTTPTNTFPGGPITTLFNMSMSIKDRHESVGHGEDFSKVSQNPILTSLLQITGNGGSTIGSSPTPPHHTPPPVSSMAGNTKNHPMLMNLLKDNPAQDFSTLYGSSPLERQNSSSGSPRMEMCSGSNKTKKKKSSRLPPDKPKHQTEDDFQRELFSMDVDSQNPIFDVNMTADTLDTPHITPAPSQCSTPPTTYPQPVPHPQPSIQRMVRLSSSDSIGPDVTDILSDIAEEASKLPSTSDDCPPIGTPVRDSSSSGHSQSALFDSDVFQTNNNENPYTDPADLIADAAGSPSSDSPTNHFFADGVDFNPDLLNSQSQSGFGEEYFDESSQSGDNDDFKGFASQALNTLGVPMLGGDNGETKFKGNSQADTVDFSIISVAGKALGPTDLMEHHSGSQSPLLGTGDLGKEKAQKRVKEGNGTSNSSLSGPDSKPGKRSRTPSNDGKSKDKPPKRKKADNEGKSPSHSSSNRPFTPPTSTGGSKSPGSSGRSQTPPGVATPPIPKITIQIPKGTVMVGKPSSHSQYASSGSVSSSGSKSHHSHSSSSSSSSSASTSGKMKSSKSEGSSSSKLSSSMYSSQGSSGSSQSKNSSQSGGKPGSSPITKHGLSSGSSSSKMKPQGKPSSLMNPSLSKPNISPSHSRPPGGSDKLASPMKPVPGTPPSSKAKSPISSGSGGSHMSGTSSSSGMKSSSGLGSSGSLSQKTPPSSNSCTASSSSFSSSGSSMSSSQNQHGSSKGKSPSRNKKPSLTAVIDKLKHGVVTSGPGGEDPMDGQMGVSTNSSSHPMSSKHNMSGGEFQGKREKSDKDKSKVSTSGGSVDSSKKTSESKNVGSTGVAKIIISKHDGGSPSIKAKVTLQKPGESTGEGLRPQMASSKNYGSPMISGSTPKHERGSPSHSKSPAYTPQNLDSESESGSSIAEKSYQNSPSSDDGIRPLPEYSTEKHKKHKKEKKKVKDKDRDRDKDREKKKSHSIKSESWSKSPISSDQSLSLTSNTILSADRPSRLSPEFMIGEEDDDLMDVALIGN, encoded by the exons ATGTACTTGGCTCTCCAATCCTTAGAACAAGATCTGTCTAAAATGGCAATTATGTACTG GAAAGCAACTAATGCTGGTCCCTTGGATAAAATTCTTCATGGAAGTGTTGGCTATCTCACTCCACGGAGTGGTG GTCACTTAATGAACATAAAATACTATGCCTCTCCTTCTGACCTGCTGGATGATAAGACTGCATCTCCTATCATTTTGCATGAGAATAATG ttCCTCGGTCTTTGGGGATGAATGCATCAGTGACAATTGAAGGGACTTCTGCTATGTACAAACTCCCAATTGCACCATTAATTATGGGATCACATCCAGTTGATAACAAATG gacaCCTTCCTTCTCCCCAATTACCAGTGCCAACAGTGTTGATCTTCCTGCCTGTTTCTTCTTGAAATTTCCCCAACCAATCCCAGTATCTAGAGCATTTGTTCAGAAGCTACAGAATTGCACAG GAATTCCATTGTTTGAAACTCAACCAACTTATGTACCCCTCTATGAACTGATTACACAATTTGAGCTGTCAAAGGATCCTGACCCCATACCTTTGAATCACAATATGCGGTTTTATGCT gctcttCCAGGTCAGCAACACTGTTATTTCCTCAACAAAGATGCTCCTCTTCCAGATGGCCGAAGTCTACAGGGAACACTGGTTAGCAAAATCACATTTCAGCATCCTGGCCGAGTTCCTCTTATCCTGAATATGATTAGACATCAAGTGGCCTATAATACCCTAATTGGAAGCTGTGTCAAAAGAACTATTTTAAAAGAAG ATTCTCCTGGGCTTCTTCAGTTTGAAGTATGTCCCCTCTCAGAATCCCGTTTCAGTGTATCTTTTCAGCACCCTGTGAACGATTCCCTGGTGTGTG TGGTAATGGATGTGCAGGACTCAACGCATGTCAGCTGTAAACTCTACAAGGGACTGTCAGATGCACTCATCTGCACAGATGACTTCATTGCCAAAGTTGTTCAAAG ATGTATGTCCATCCCTGTGACCATGAGGGCTATTCGGAGGAAGGCTGAAACCATTCAGGCTGACACCCCAGCTCTGTCCCTCATTGCAGAGACAGTTGAAGACATGGTGAAAAAGAACCTGCCCCCGGCTAGCAGCCCAGGGTATGGCATGACCACAGGCAACAACCCAATGAGTGGTACCACTACACCAACCAACACCTTTCCGGGGGGTCCCATTACCACCTTGTTTAATATGAGCATGAGCATCAAAGATCGGCATGAGTCGGTGGGCCATGGGGAGGACTTCAGCAAGGTGTCTCAGAACCCAATTCTTACCAGTTTGTTGCAAATCACAGGGAACGGGGGGTCTACCATTGGCTCGAGTCCGACCCCTCCTCATCACACGCCGCCACCTGTCTCTTCGATGGCCGGCAACACCAAGAACCACCCGATGCTCATGAACCTTCTTAAAGATAATCCTGCCCAGGATTTCTCAACCCTTTATGGAAGCAGCCCTTTAGAAAGGCAGAACTCCTCGTCCGGCTCACCCCGGATGGAAATGTGCTCGGGGAGCAACAAGACCAAGAAAAAGAAGTCATCAAGATTACCACCCGACAAACCCAAGCACCAGACTGAAGATGATTTTCAGAGAGAGCTGTTTTCAATGGATGTTGATTCACAGAACCCAATCTTTGATGTCAACATGACAGCTGACACGCTGGATACGCCACACATTACTCCAGCTCCAAGCCAGTGTAGCACTCCCCCAACAACTTACCCACAACCAGTACCTCACCCCCAACCCAGTATTCAGAGGATGGTCCGTCTATCCAGTTCAGACAGCATTGGCCCAGATGTAACTGATATTCTTTCAGACATTGCAGAAGAGGCTTCTAAGCTTCCCAGCACTAGTGATGATTGCCCACCCATTGGTACCCCTGTTCGAGATTCTTCGAGTTCTGGGCATTCTCAGAGTGCACTCTTTGACTCTGATGTCTTTCAaactaataataatgaaaatccaTACACTGATCCAGCTGACCTTATTGCAGATGCTGCTGGAAGCCCCAGTAGTGATTCTCCTACCAATCATTTCTTTGCTGATGGAGTAGATTTTAATCCTGATTTATTGAACAGCCAGAGCCAAAGTGGTTTTGGAGAAGAATATTTTGATGAAAGCAGCCAAAGTGGGGATAATGATGATTTCAAAGGATTTGCATCTCAGGCATTGAATACTTTAGGGGTGCCAATGCTGGGAGGTGATAATGGGGAGACAAAATTTAAAGGCAATAGCCAAGCTGACACAGTTGATTTCAGTATTATATCAGTAGCTGGTAAGGCTTTGGGTCCTACAGATCTTATGGAGCATCACAGTGGTAGTCAGAGTCCTTTATTAGGCACTGGGGATTTAGGGAAAGAAAAGGCTCAAAAGAGGGTCAAGGAAGGCAATGGCACCAGTAATAGTAGTCTGTCAGGCCCAGACAGTAAACCAGGAAAACGCAGCCGCACCCCTTCTAATGATGGGAAAAGCAAAGATAAGCCTCCAAAGCGGAAGAAGGCAGACAATGAGGGAAAGTCTCCATCTCACAGTTCTTCTAATCGACCTTTTACTCCACCTACCAGTACTGGTGGGTCCAAGTCCCCAGGCAGTTCAGGAAGATCTCAGACACCCCCAGGTGTTGCCACACCACCTATTCCCAAAATCACTATTCAGATTCCTAAGGGAACGGTGATGGTGGGCAAGCCCTCTTCTCACAGTCAGTATGCCAGCAGTGGTTCTGTGTCTTCCTCAGGCAGCAAAAGCCACCATAGccattcttcttcctcctcctcttcatcttctgcttcCACCTCAGGCAAGATGAAAAGCAGTAAGTCAGAAGGTTCATCAAGCTCCAAATTAAGTAGCAGTATGTATTCTAGCCAAGGGTCTTCTGGATCTAGTCAGTCCAAAAATTCATCCCAGTCGGGGGGGAAGCCAGGCTCTTCTCCCATTACCAAACATGGACTAAGCAGTGGCTCTAGCAGCAGCAAGATGAAACCTCAAGGCAAGCCATCATCGCTTATGAATCCTTCTTTAAGTAAACCAAACATATCCCCTTCTCATTCGAGGCCTCCTGGAGGTTCTGATAAGCTTGCCTCTCCAATGAAGCCTGTTCCTGGGACTCCCCCATCATCTAAAGCCAAGTCCCCTATTAGTTCAGGTTCTGGTGGTTCTCATATGTCAGGAACTAGTTCAAGCTCTGGCATGAAGTCATCTTCAGGGTTAGGATCCTCAGGCTCATTGTCCCAGAAAACTCCCCCATCATCTAATTCTTGTACAGCAtcttcctcctcattttcctcaaGTGGCTCTTCCATGTCATCTTCTCAGAACCAGCATGGAAGTTCTAAAGGGAAGTCTCCCAGCAGAAATAAGAAGCCATCCTTGACAGCTGTCATAGATAAGCTGAAGCATGGGGTTGTCACCAGTGGTCCAGGGGGTGAAGATCCAATGGATGGTCAAATGGGGGTGAGCACAAATTCTTCGAGCCATCCCATGTCCTCCAAACATAACATGTCAGGAGGAGAGTTCCAGGGCAAGCGTGAGAAAAGTGATAAAGACAAATCAAAGGTTTCCACCTCTGGGGGGTCAGTAGATTCTTCTAAGAAGACTTCAGAGtcaaaaaatgtagggagcacggGTGTGGCAAAAATAATCATCAGCAAGCATGATGGAGGCTCCCCCAGCATTAAAGCCAAAGTGACTTTGCAGAAACCTGGGGAAAGTACTGGAGAAGGGCTCAGGCCACAGATGGCCTCTTCCAAAAACTATGGCTCTCCAATGATAAGTGGTTCCACTCCAAAACATGAACGTGGATCTCCCAGCCATAGTAAGTCACCAGCATATACCCCCCAGAATCTGGACAGTGAAAGTGAGTCAGGGTCCTCCATAGCAGAGAAATCTTATCAGAACAGTCCCAGTTCAGATGATGGCATCCGACCACTTCCAGAATACAGCACAGAGAAGCATAAgaagcacaaaaaggaaaagaagaaagtgaaagacaAAGATAGAGACCGGGACAAAGAtcgagaaaagaaaaagtctcatAGCATCAAGTCAGAGAGTTGGTCTAAATCACCCATCTCTTCTGACCAATCCTTGTCTTTGACAAGTAACACAATTCTGTCTGCAGACAGGCCTTCAAGGCTAAGCCCTGAATTTATGATTGGGGAGGAAGATGACGATCTTATGGATGTGGCTCTGATTGGCAATTAG
- the Med1 gene encoding mediator of RNA polymerase II transcription subunit 1 isoform X2: MKAQGETEESEKLSKMSSLLERLHAKFNQNRPWSETIKLVRQVMEKRVVMSSGGHQHLVSCLETLQKALKVTSLPAMTDRLESIARQNGLGSHLSASGTECYITSDMFYVEVQLDPAGQLCDVKVAHHGENPVSCPELVQQLSKLKTKMYLALQSLEQDLSKMAIMYWKATNAGPLDKILHGSVGYLTPRSGGHLMNIKYYASPSDLLDDKTASPIILHENNVPRSLGMNASVTIEGTSAMYKLPIAPLIMGSHPVDNKWTPSFSPITSANSVDLPACFFLKFPQPIPVSRAFVQKLQNCTGIPLFETQPTYVPLYELITQFELSKDPDPIPLNHNMRFYAALPGQQHCYFLNKDAPLPDGRSLQGTLVSKITFQHPGRVPLILNMIRHQVAYNTLIGSCVKRTILKEDSPGLLQFEVCPLSESRFSVSFQHPVNDSLVCVVMDVQDSTHVSCKLYKGLSDALICTDDFIAKVVQRCMSIPVTMRAIRRKAETIQADTPALSLIAETVEDMVKKNLPPASSPGYGMTTGNNPMSGTTTPTNTFPGGPITTLFNMSMSIKDRHESVGHGEDFSKVSQNPILTSLLQITGNGGSTIGSSPTPPHHTPPPVSSMAGNTKNHPMLMNLLKDNPAQDFSTLYGSSPLERQNSSSGSPRMEMCSGSNKTKKKKSSRLPPDKPKHQTEDDFQRELFSMDVDSQNPIFDVNMTADTLDTPHITPAPSQCSTPPTTYPQPVPHPQPSIQRMVRLSSSDSIGPDVTDILSDIAEEASKLPSTSDDCPPIGTPVRDSSSSGHSQSALFDSDVFQTNNNENPYTDPADLIADAAGSPSSDSPTNHFFADGVDFNPDLLNSQSQSGFGEEYFDESSQSGDNDDFKGFASQALNTLGVPMLGGDNGETKFKGNSQADTVDFSIISVAGKALGPTDLMEHHSGSQSPLLGTGDLGKEKAQKRVKEGNGTSNSSLSGPDSKPGKRSRTPSNDGKSKDKPPKRKKADNEGKSPSHSSSNRPFTPPTSTGGSKSPGSSGRSQTPPGVATPPIPKITIQIPKGTVMVGKPSSHSQYASSGSVSSSGSKSHHSHSSSSSSSSSASTSGKMKSSKSEGSSSSKLSSSMYSSQGSSGSSQSKNSSQSGGKPGSSPITKHGLSSGSSSSKMKPQGKPSSLMNPSLSKPNISPSHSRPPGGSDKLASPMKPVPGTPPSSKAKSPISSGSGGSHMSGTSSSSGMKSSSGLGSSGSLSQKTPPSSNSCTASSSSFSSSGSSMSSSQNQHGSSKGKSPSRNKKPSLTAVIDKLKHGVVTSGPGGEDPMDGQMGVSTNSSSHPMSSKHNMSGGEFQGKREKSDKDKSKVSTSGGSVDSSKKTSESKNVGSTGVAKIIISKHDGGSPSIKAKVTLQKPGESTGEGLRPQMASSKNYGSPMISGSTPKHERGSPSHSKSPAYTPQNLDSESESGSSIAEKSYQNSPSSDDGIRPLPEYSTEKHKKHKKEKKKVKDKDRDRDKDREKKKSHSIKSESWSKSPISSDQSLSLTSNTILSADRPSRLSPEFMIGEEDDDLMDVALIGN, translated from the exons CAAACTGAAGACCAAAATGTACTTGGCTCTCCAATCCTTAGAACAAGATCTGTCTAAAATGGCAATTATGTACTG GAAAGCAACTAATGCTGGTCCCTTGGATAAAATTCTTCATGGAAGTGTTGGCTATCTCACTCCACGGAGTGGTG GTCACTTAATGAACATAAAATACTATGCCTCTCCTTCTGACCTGCTGGATGATAAGACTGCATCTCCTATCATTTTGCATGAGAATAATG ttCCTCGGTCTTTGGGGATGAATGCATCAGTGACAATTGAAGGGACTTCTGCTATGTACAAACTCCCAATTGCACCATTAATTATGGGATCACATCCAGTTGATAACAAATG gacaCCTTCCTTCTCCCCAATTACCAGTGCCAACAGTGTTGATCTTCCTGCCTGTTTCTTCTTGAAATTTCCCCAACCAATCCCAGTATCTAGAGCATTTGTTCAGAAGCTACAGAATTGCACAG GAATTCCATTGTTTGAAACTCAACCAACTTATGTACCCCTCTATGAACTGATTACACAATTTGAGCTGTCAAAGGATCCTGACCCCATACCTTTGAATCACAATATGCGGTTTTATGCT gctcttCCAGGTCAGCAACACTGTTATTTCCTCAACAAAGATGCTCCTCTTCCAGATGGCCGAAGTCTACAGGGAACACTGGTTAGCAAAATCACATTTCAGCATCCTGGCCGAGTTCCTCTTATCCTGAATATGATTAGACATCAAGTGGCCTATAATACCCTAATTGGAAGCTGTGTCAAAAGAACTATTTTAAAAGAAG ATTCTCCTGGGCTTCTTCAGTTTGAAGTATGTCCCCTCTCAGAATCCCGTTTCAGTGTATCTTTTCAGCACCCTGTGAACGATTCCCTGGTGTGTG TGGTAATGGATGTGCAGGACTCAACGCATGTCAGCTGTAAACTCTACAAGGGACTGTCAGATGCACTCATCTGCACAGATGACTTCATTGCCAAAGTTGTTCAAAG ATGTATGTCCATCCCTGTGACCATGAGGGCTATTCGGAGGAAGGCTGAAACCATTCAGGCTGACACCCCAGCTCTGTCCCTCATTGCAGAGACAGTTGAAGACATGGTGAAAAAGAACCTGCCCCCGGCTAGCAGCCCAGGGTATGGCATGACCACAGGCAACAACCCAATGAGTGGTACCACTACACCAACCAACACCTTTCCGGGGGGTCCCATTACCACCTTGTTTAATATGAGCATGAGCATCAAAGATCGGCATGAGTCGGTGGGCCATGGGGAGGACTTCAGCAAGGTGTCTCAGAACCCAATTCTTACCAGTTTGTTGCAAATCACAGGGAACGGGGGGTCTACCATTGGCTCGAGTCCGACCCCTCCTCATCACACGCCGCCACCTGTCTCTTCGATGGCCGGCAACACCAAGAACCACCCGATGCTCATGAACCTTCTTAAAGATAATCCTGCCCAGGATTTCTCAACCCTTTATGGAAGCAGCCCTTTAGAAAGGCAGAACTCCTCGTCCGGCTCACCCCGGATGGAAATGTGCTCGGGGAGCAACAAGACCAAGAAAAAGAAGTCATCAAGATTACCACCCGACAAACCCAAGCACCAGACTGAAGATGATTTTCAGAGAGAGCTGTTTTCAATGGATGTTGATTCACAGAACCCAATCTTTGATGTCAACATGACAGCTGACACGCTGGATACGCCACACATTACTCCAGCTCCAAGCCAGTGTAGCACTCCCCCAACAACTTACCCACAACCAGTACCTCACCCCCAACCCAGTATTCAGAGGATGGTCCGTCTATCCAGTTCAGACAGCATTGGCCCAGATGTAACTGATATTCTTTCAGACATTGCAGAAGAGGCTTCTAAGCTTCCCAGCACTAGTGATGATTGCCCACCCATTGGTACCCCTGTTCGAGATTCTTCGAGTTCTGGGCATTCTCAGAGTGCACTCTTTGACTCTGATGTCTTTCAaactaataataatgaaaatccaTACACTGATCCAGCTGACCTTATTGCAGATGCTGCTGGAAGCCCCAGTAGTGATTCTCCTACCAATCATTTCTTTGCTGATGGAGTAGATTTTAATCCTGATTTATTGAACAGCCAGAGCCAAAGTGGTTTTGGAGAAGAATATTTTGATGAAAGCAGCCAAAGTGGGGATAATGATGATTTCAAAGGATTTGCATCTCAGGCATTGAATACTTTAGGGGTGCCAATGCTGGGAGGTGATAATGGGGAGACAAAATTTAAAGGCAATAGCCAAGCTGACACAGTTGATTTCAGTATTATATCAGTAGCTGGTAAGGCTTTGGGTCCTACAGATCTTATGGAGCATCACAGTGGTAGTCAGAGTCCTTTATTAGGCACTGGGGATTTAGGGAAAGAAAAGGCTCAAAAGAGGGTCAAGGAAGGCAATGGCACCAGTAATAGTAGTCTGTCAGGCCCAGACAGTAAACCAGGAAAACGCAGCCGCACCCCTTCTAATGATGGGAAAAGCAAAGATAAGCCTCCAAAGCGGAAGAAGGCAGACAATGAGGGAAAGTCTCCATCTCACAGTTCTTCTAATCGACCTTTTACTCCACCTACCAGTACTGGTGGGTCCAAGTCCCCAGGCAGTTCAGGAAGATCTCAGACACCCCCAGGTGTTGCCACACCACCTATTCCCAAAATCACTATTCAGATTCCTAAGGGAACGGTGATGGTGGGCAAGCCCTCTTCTCACAGTCAGTATGCCAGCAGTGGTTCTGTGTCTTCCTCAGGCAGCAAAAGCCACCATAGccattcttcttcctcctcctcttcatcttctgcttcCACCTCAGGCAAGATGAAAAGCAGTAAGTCAGAAGGTTCATCAAGCTCCAAATTAAGTAGCAGTATGTATTCTAGCCAAGGGTCTTCTGGATCTAGTCAGTCCAAAAATTCATCCCAGTCGGGGGGGAAGCCAGGCTCTTCTCCCATTACCAAACATGGACTAAGCAGTGGCTCTAGCAGCAGCAAGATGAAACCTCAAGGCAAGCCATCATCGCTTATGAATCCTTCTTTAAGTAAACCAAACATATCCCCTTCTCATTCGAGGCCTCCTGGAGGTTCTGATAAGCTTGCCTCTCCAATGAAGCCTGTTCCTGGGACTCCCCCATCATCTAAAGCCAAGTCCCCTATTAGTTCAGGTTCTGGTGGTTCTCATATGTCAGGAACTAGTTCAAGCTCTGGCATGAAGTCATCTTCAGGGTTAGGATCCTCAGGCTCATTGTCCCAGAAAACTCCCCCATCATCTAATTCTTGTACAGCAtcttcctcctcattttcctcaaGTGGCTCTTCCATGTCATCTTCTCAGAACCAGCATGGAAGTTCTAAAGGGAAGTCTCCCAGCAGAAATAAGAAGCCATCCTTGACAGCTGTCATAGATAAGCTGAAGCATGGGGTTGTCACCAGTGGTCCAGGGGGTGAAGATCCAATGGATGGTCAAATGGGGGTGAGCACAAATTCTTCGAGCCATCCCATGTCCTCCAAACATAACATGTCAGGAGGAGAGTTCCAGGGCAAGCGTGAGAAAAGTGATAAAGACAAATCAAAGGTTTCCACCTCTGGGGGGTCAGTAGATTCTTCTAAGAAGACTTCAGAGtcaaaaaatgtagggagcacggGTGTGGCAAAAATAATCATCAGCAAGCATGATGGAGGCTCCCCCAGCATTAAAGCCAAAGTGACTTTGCAGAAACCTGGGGAAAGTACTGGAGAAGGGCTCAGGCCACAGATGGCCTCTTCCAAAAACTATGGCTCTCCAATGATAAGTGGTTCCACTCCAAAACATGAACGTGGATCTCCCAGCCATAGTAAGTCACCAGCATATACCCCCCAGAATCTGGACAGTGAAAGTGAGTCAGGGTCCTCCATAGCAGAGAAATCTTATCAGAACAGTCCCAGTTCAGATGATGGCATCCGACCACTTCCAGAATACAGCACAGAGAAGCATAAgaagcacaaaaaggaaaagaagaaagtgaaagacaAAGATAGAGACCGGGACAAAGAtcgagaaaagaaaaagtctcatAGCATCAAGTCAGAGAGTTGGTCTAAATCACCCATCTCTTCTGACCAATCCTTGTCTTTGACAAGTAACACAATTCTGTCTGCAGACAGGCCTTCAAGGCTAAGCCCTGAATTTATGATTGGGGAGGAAGATGACGATCTTATGGATGTGGCTCTGATTGGCAATTAG